The following coding sequences are from one Thiohalospira halophila DSM 15071 window:
- a CDS encoding arylesterase, whose product MLRLLLVLSLFPVLAAPVAAAPVVAVLGDSLSAAHGMDRDDSWVALLEDRMAAEGFPHEVVNASISGETSRGGRDRVDGVLADHEPAVLIVELGGNDGLRGQPLSALRENLAAIVERGQEAGAEVLLLGVRLPPNYGPGYVEGFAEVYRAVADTTGAALVPQLLEGVGERRELMQGDGIHPTAAAQPTMLDNMWPALEPLLEATRDLTGDLPEQAP is encoded by the coding sequence ATCCTGCGTCTCCTGTTGGTCCTGTCGCTCTTCCCGGTGCTCGCCGCGCCCGTCGCCGCCGCGCCGGTGGTCGCCGTCCTGGGCGACAGCCTCAGCGCCGCCCACGGCATGGACCGTGACGATAGCTGGGTCGCCCTGCTGGAAGACCGCATGGCCGCGGAGGGGTTCCCCCACGAGGTGGTCAACGCCAGCATCTCCGGTGAGACCAGCCGCGGCGGCCGGGACCGGGTGGACGGGGTCCTCGCCGATCACGAACCGGCCGTGCTCATTGTAGAACTCGGCGGCAACGACGGCCTGCGCGGCCAGCCGCTATCGGCGTTGCGGGAGAATCTCGCCGCCATCGTCGAGCGCGGCCAGGAGGCCGGGGCGGAGGTCCTGCTGCTGGGCGTGCGGCTGCCACCCAACTACGGACCCGGCTATGTCGAGGGCTTCGCCGAGGTTTACCGGGCCGTAGCCGACACGACCGGTGCCGCACTGGTGCCACAACTACTGGAAGGGGTCGGCGAACGCCGGGAACTCATGCAGGGCGACGGGATCCATCCCACGGCAGCAGCACAACCGACTATGCTCGACAATATGTGGCCGGCGCTGGAGCCGCTACTGGAGGCGACCCGGGATCTTACGGGGGATCTCCCGGAGCAGGCCCCGTGA
- a CDS encoding ABC transporter permease translates to MTASLRIGLRALGREWRAGELRIMALALILAAAGMGAVGLFTDRVERALERQAGEALAADLVVESSEPLSDAWEQRARERGLAVARTLTTVTMLPAAEGPPKLARLKAVDPTYPLRGEIAIAEEPWAREEVVAGGPPAGAVWLESGLTNRLGHSVGDTLRVGEAALTLGAILVREPDAPVGPSGFAPRLLMNRADLAATGLITEGSRAERRLLVAGDRAAVDDFRAWLEPRLASGQEVTTPREAQPALDDALEQAQRYLALAALLAAALGGVAVALVARRYAERHRDTAAILRAIGASSRLVGRAFAWQLGLLGVVAALAGMGLAWAAQAGLAVLAADLLAVELPAPSPWPAAAAALAAAGLLVAFGLPPLSRLAKVPPARVLQRDLEPPPVASWILWGLPAVALVAVVGQAAGEPGLALALLGGLLAAVALLAAAGYGLLALLARVGRGRGSAWRYGLANLGRRPGTSVTQVVGLGTGIAALLILTLVRTDLLESWQASLPEDAPDHFLINIPPAEVPALRAFLREGGVAEPDLHPMVRGRLTAINGAELEPAEYEEPRARRLAEREWNLSRAAEPGAGNRVVEGEWWSAPRVASGPWVSLESGIAETLGIKVGDRLSYRIGGRELELLVTNLREVNWDSFRANFFAVTPPGALADYPATWITSFRLPDGDERLLTQLNRQFPAITILDTGRILEQVRSITERVALAVEYVFGFTLIAGVLLLYAALESTLDERRREGAILRALGAGRGLLTRATLAEFATLGATAGLVAGLTASGLGMALAVFAFDLPWQPAPEIILIGVVAGAGGAALTGWLGARGVVREPPLAVLRRTGE, encoded by the coding sequence GTGACCGCCTCCCTGCGCATCGGGCTGCGCGCCCTGGGGCGGGAGTGGCGCGCCGGGGAACTCCGGATCATGGCCCTGGCCCTGATCCTGGCCGCCGCCGGCATGGGGGCGGTGGGGCTCTTTACCGACCGGGTGGAACGCGCCCTGGAGCGCCAGGCCGGCGAGGCCCTGGCCGCCGATCTGGTGGTGGAGTCCAGCGAACCCCTCTCCGATGCCTGGGAGCAGCGGGCCCGGGAGCGCGGGCTGGCCGTCGCCCGGACCCTGACCACGGTCACCATGCTCCCCGCCGCCGAAGGCCCGCCGAAGCTCGCGCGGCTCAAGGCGGTGGACCCCACCTACCCCCTGCGCGGCGAGATCGCCATCGCCGAGGAGCCCTGGGCCCGGGAGGAGGTCGTTGCCGGCGGCCCGCCCGCTGGGGCGGTCTGGCTGGAGTCGGGGCTGACCAACCGGCTGGGCCATTCCGTGGGCGACACCCTGCGAGTGGGTGAGGCGGCACTTACGCTGGGGGCCATCCTGGTGCGGGAGCCGGATGCGCCGGTGGGCCCCAGCGGTTTCGCGCCCCGACTGCTCATGAATCGCGCCGATCTGGCGGCTACCGGGCTGATCACCGAGGGCAGCCGGGCCGAGCGGCGGCTCCTGGTCGCGGGGGATCGGGCAGCCGTGGACGACTTCCGCGCCTGGCTGGAGCCGCGCCTGGCCAGCGGCCAGGAGGTGACCACGCCCCGGGAGGCCCAGCCGGCCCTGGACGATGCCCTGGAGCAGGCGCAGCGCTACCTCGCCCTGGCCGCCCTGCTGGCGGCCGCCCTGGGCGGCGTGGCCGTGGCCCTGGTGGCACGGCGCTACGCCGAGCGCCACCGGGACACCGCCGCCATCCTGCGCGCCATCGGCGCCAGCAGCCGACTGGTGGGCCGGGCCTTCGCCTGGCAGCTGGGCCTGCTGGGCGTTGTGGCCGCCCTGGCCGGGATGGGGCTGGCCTGGGCGGCCCAGGCGGGGCTGGCAGTCCTGGCTGCGGATCTGCTGGCGGTGGAGCTGCCCGCGCCCTCCCCGTGGCCGGCGGCCGCCGCGGCCCTGGCGGCGGCCGGGCTGCTGGTGGCCTTCGGCCTGCCGCCGTTGAGCCGGCTGGCGAAGGTCCCTCCGGCCCGGGTCCTCCAGCGCGACCTGGAGCCGCCGCCGGTAGCGAGCTGGATCCTGTGGGGGCTGCCGGCCGTCGCCCTGGTGGCGGTGGTGGGCCAGGCGGCCGGCGAGCCGGGACTGGCCCTGGCCCTGCTGGGCGGGCTGCTGGCGGCGGTGGCCCTGCTGGCGGCCGCCGGTTACGGGCTGCTCGCCCTCCTGGCGCGAGTGGGGCGGGGGCGCGGTAGCGCCTGGCGCTACGGCCTGGCCAACCTCGGCCGCCGGCCCGGGACCAGCGTGACCCAGGTGGTGGGGCTGGGAACGGGGATCGCCGCCCTGCTCATCCTCACCCTGGTGCGTACCGATCTCCTGGAGTCCTGGCAGGCCAGCCTCCCCGAGGATGCCCCGGACCACTTCCTCATCAACATCCCGCCGGCGGAGGTGCCGGCGCTCCGCGCCTTCTTGCGGGAGGGGGGCGTGGCCGAGCCGGATCTCCACCCCATGGTCCGGGGGCGGCTCACCGCCATCAACGGCGCGGAGCTGGAGCCGGCGGAGTACGAGGAGCCCCGCGCCCGGCGGCTGGCGGAGCGGGAGTGGAACCTCTCCCGGGCGGCGGAGCCGGGCGCCGGCAACCGCGTGGTCGAGGGGGAGTGGTGGTCGGCGCCCCGGGTGGCGTCGGGTCCGTGGGTCTCCCTGGAGTCGGGGATCGCCGAGACCCTGGGGATCAAGGTGGGGGATCGCCTCTCCTACCGCATCGGCGGGCGCGAGCTGGAGCTTCTGGTCACCAACCTGCGCGAGGTGAACTGGGACTCCTTCCGCGCCAACTTCTTCGCGGTGACCCCGCCGGGGGCGCTGGCCGACTACCCGGCGACCTGGATCACCTCCTTCCGCCTGCCGGACGGGGACGAGCGCCTGCTGACCCAGCTCAACCGGCAGTTCCCGGCGATCACCATCCTGGATACCGGCCGGATCCTGGAGCAGGTGCGCTCCATCACCGAGCGGGTGGCCCTTGCCGTGGAGTACGTCTTCGGCTTCACCCTTATCGCGGGGGTGCTGCTGCTCTACGCCGCCCTGGAGTCGACCCTGGACGAGCGGCGGCGGGAGGGGGCGATCCTGCGCGCCCTGGGGGCCGGTCGCGGCCTGCTCACCCGGGCCACCCTGGCGGAGTTCGCCACCCTGGGCGCCACCGCCGGGCTGGTGGCCGGGCTCACCGCCAGCGGCCTGGGCATGGCGCTGGCGGTCTTCGCCTTCGACCTCCCCTGGCAGCCGGCACCGGAAATCATCCTCATCGGCGTGGTCGCCGGGGCGGGAGGCGCCGCCCTCACCGGCTGGCTGGGTGCCCGCGGCGTGGTCCGCGAGCCCCCCCTGGCGG
- a CDS encoding ABC transporter ATP-binding protein, which produces MNTTGSSTVAATGLRREVSSPEGRLTILDGVDLAIAAGETVAIVGASGSGKSTLLGLLAGLDRPTAGRVELAGTDITDLDEDGRAAVRAGRVGFVFQAFHLLPALTARENVLLPMEVAGIAEAGARADSTLERVGLAQRAEHRPHQLSGGEQQRVAIARAFAPGPAVLFADEPTGNLDQLTGERVIDLLFGINAEAGTTLILVTHDEALAARCDRRVTLDAGRVSEAA; this is translated from the coding sequence ATGAACACGACGGGGAGTTCCACGGTGGCCGCGACGGGACTGCGGCGGGAGGTTAGCAGCCCCGAGGGTCGCCTGACCATTCTCGATGGCGTGGATCTGGCTATCGCCGCCGGGGAGACGGTGGCCATCGTGGGCGCCTCCGGCTCCGGGAAGTCGACCCTGCTGGGGCTGCTGGCAGGGCTGGATCGGCCCACTGCGGGCCGGGTGGAGCTGGCCGGGACCGACATTACCGACCTGGACGAGGATGGCCGGGCGGCGGTGCGCGCCGGCCGGGTGGGCTTCGTCTTCCAGGCCTTCCATCTGCTGCCGGCGCTCACCGCGCGGGAGAACGTCCTCCTGCCCATGGAGGTGGCCGGGATCGCCGAGGCCGGCGCGCGGGCGGATTCCACCCTGGAGCGGGTGGGGCTCGCCCAGCGCGCCGAGCACCGGCCGCATCAGCTCTCCGGCGGCGAGCAGCAACGGGTGGCCATTGCCCGCGCCTTCGCCCCGGGCCCGGCGGTGCTCTTCGCCGACGAACCCACCGGCAACCTGGATCAGCTCACCGGCGAGCGGGTCATCGACCTCCTCTTCGGGATCAACGCCGAGGCCGGCACCACCCTCATCCTGGTGACCCACGACGAGGCCCTGGCGGCGCGCTGCGATCGCCGGGTCACGCTGGACGCGGGCCGTGTCTCGGAGGCGGCGTGA